A single genomic interval of Trichosurus vulpecula isolate mTriVul1 chromosome 6, mTriVul1.pri, whole genome shotgun sequence harbors:
- the APELA gene encoding apelin receptor early endogenous ligand, producing MRFQLLFFLFLFFTMGILLINGQRPGNLALRRKPHRHICPQRRCMPLHSRVPFP from the exons ATGAGATTTCAGCTGctcttttttctattcctttttttcaCGATGGGTATACTGCTTATCAATGGACAAAGGCCAG GTAACCTGGCATTGAGAAGAAAACCACATAGACACATCTGTCCCCAGAGGAGATGCATGCCCCTCCATTCCCGGGTGCCCTTCCCCTGA